The genomic window CCAGCAGGAACTGCACACCCCGGCTGCAGTGCACGGCATAGCGAGATAGCGTCTTTAGGGTGCccggggcagagcagagcagggtgagctttccacagagctgctgaTCCCTGGTTACCTCCCAGGGCATGTTGCCGTTTTTCTGTAGCTCAAAGTGTCCAATAGCCCAGTGGAGAAGGTTGAAGCAGGAATCTTCACGCTCCATGCCCAGTCCTCTGACCTGCAGCTCAACCAGCTGTGAGATGAGGGTCTGACCTTTCAAACTGACCACCCAGACCTCTGCTCCAAAGTCGAGCAGGATGCTCACACTCTACAGGTTGCCCTTCATGGCAGCCCAGCTCAGCGGCGTGTCATTGTTGTAATTGCGGGTGTCCACCAGGGTGCCGTTCTCCAGGAGTGACTGCATGCACTCTGCGTTGTTCTTGAAGGCAGCCCAGTGGAGGGGGGTGTCCTTGTCGCCATCCAGCGTGTTGGGATTGGTGCCGTATTCGAGGAGGATCTGCACCCAGGTCTCGTCCTTTTCTGCAGTGTAGTGGAGGGCAGTCCAGTTGTAGCTGTCCAGGGCATTAACCTGCATGAAAAGGGCAAGGGAGAAGATGAGGAAAAGCAAATTTGGTGGTGAAGGTGCTTCCCAAAGGCTCCCAGTACTGACCTAACTCTGTTCCTCCAGATGCCAGGAAAAGTTTCACCAGCACTACACAAAACCTTTATTCCTGCAGCACATTTGCATGCCTCATCTCCAATTTACAGAATGGGAAAATGAGGCCTGGGGAGGTGTACAATCTGCCAGGTGCCAAGAGGAAGTGCCCGTAGTGCCCAGTGTGGGCCCGTACGAGCCCATAGAGCCCGGTGCGGATCCAAACGAGCTCGGCATGGGCCTGTATGAGCCCATAGAGCCCCAGGCAGGCCCGTATGAGCCCGTAGAGCTCGGTGCAGGcccgtacgagcccgtagagcaccatgtgggcctgtacaacTTGGCACAAGCCTGTACAAGCCCAGAGGGTCCAGCGCGGGGTTGTACGAGATTGTAGAGACTGACGCGGGCCCATACAAACTTGACATGGGCCCGTATGAGCCCATGGAGCCCTGTGTGAGCCCGTACGAGCCTGTGCAAGATTGGCGCAGGTCTGTAAAAGCCTGTTGAGTTGAgcgtgcctttctaggaggctggggagcctctgcgtggctttcagtgtggctagagggcctctgcatgccttttggtgtggccggggagcctttatgtgccttttggtgaggTCAGAGGGCttttcgagtgcctttgggtgagGTCGGGAAGCCTCTATGTGACTGTGAGTATATATCAggtgcctctgcatgcctttagGTGCAGCCAGGGGGCCTCTGTGTTCCTTTTGGTGTGGTCGGGGGCCTCTGTGTGCATTTCGGTGTGGCTCGGGGTGCTGCATGTGCCTTTGTAGGCGGCCGGGGAGCTGCCAcatgcctttcagtgtggctGAGAGGGGGGCCTCTGTGTGTCTTGCCATGCTGCTGGGTGtcctctgaatgccttttggtgcagctggggggccTCCGCATGCCTTTTGGTGTGGGTGGGGGAGTCTCCGTGTACCTTTgtaggcagctggggaggctccgtgtgcctttcggtgcggcccagGAGCCTCTGCATGCCTTTAGGTGGAGCCAaagagcctccgtgtgcctttgggtgcggctgaGGGGCCTCCCTTTGGCTTTTGGTGCTGCGGGGGGGCCCTCTGTGTGCCCTTTGGTGCTGTGGGGGAgcctccgagcgcctttcggtaTGGCCAAAAGGGGGGCCTCCGTGTACATCTCAGTGCATCtgggggcctccgtgtggctttcagtGTAGTTGGtcagcctccgtgtgcctttgtaggcagccggggagcctgggTGCGTGTGTTTGTctgtggtcgaggggcctccgtgtgccttttggtgcggcccaGGACGTCCGCGTGCCTTTCGGTGGGACTGGAGAGCCTCCTTTTGGCTTTTGGTGTGGCGGGGGGGGcgtgcctctgagtgccttttggtgcgattggggagcctccgcgtgcttTTCTGTGCAGCCTGGGGGGGCCTTTGTGCGACTTTTGGTGTGACCGGGGAACGTCCGTCCACCTGCTGTTCGGTATGGATGGGGAGCCGTCCGCGTGCCTTTGTATGTGGCCTGGGAGCCCCCACatgccttttggtgtggctggGCTCACACGTGCCCCTTTGATCCCTATCTCACTTTGGGGCCACAGGAAAGCCATTAGTCAAATTTGTCTAGAGCCCCGCTCTTAGTAGTCTGCTTTCGGTCCCTAATTATAATGCGGACCTGCTTGCGGACTGCCGTGCcctccttctggaatattctgcttgATTGACAGCTGCGGGCTTCTAGGCACGTGTTAGCCCTCCCCCAAGGATTTGGACCTGCGGCCGTGGGGGATTTCTGCGGGCTGACTGGGGCcgcaaaaaggacagggtgattggcacaTTATCCCCATTGTTCAATGAAACGCATTTTTCTACTGTTTCCCCTGAACCAAACCTTCCGTGACCCTGGCAGACgtccaagtggctttcggtgctGCTGGGGATcctccatgtgcctttgtgtgcagACGGGGGACCTGCGGCTGCCTGTGTAAGCGGCCAGGGAGTCCTTGTAAagtggctggggagcctccgtgtgccttttggtgcggccagGGCCCCTCCGCttgcctttcagtgcagccagggaGGCACCACGTTCCTTGTCAGGAGGCTGGGAGTAGCCTCCGTGTGCTTTTGTGTGCTGCTGgggggcctccgtgtgccttttggtgtggccggggagcCACAGCGTGCCTTTTGGTGAGGCCTGGGAGCCTCCGTGTGCGTTTTGGTGTACGTTAGGGGCGTCCACATGGCTTTCCCTGTGGCCAGGGGCCTCTGTGTTCCTTGCGGTGCTGTCGGGGAGCCTTCGCGTGCCTTTTTggtgtgcccggggaggctccgtgtgcctttcagtgtgcCCGGGAGGCTCCGCATGCCTTTTGGAGCACCCTGGGAGGCTCCGCATGCCTTTTAGTGCAACCAGGGAAGCTCCGcatgccttttggtgtggccagggaggctccacgtgcctttgggtgtccCCTGTGACGCTCTGCATGCCTTTCGgtgcggacggggaggctctgcgTGCATTTCGGTGCAGCCAGGGAGGATTCAAACACCTTTTGATGCAGCCGGGGGGCTCTGCATGCCTCTTGGTGCCTCCCGGGGAGGCTCTgcgtgcctttcggtgcagccaggaaggctccgcgtgccttttgatgcggctggggaggctccgtgtgcctttctgTGTGCCCGGGAGGCTCGGCCTGCCTTTTGGAGTGCCctgggaggctctgggtgccttttggtgtggcaaTGGAGGCTCCGCATGGCTTTtggtgcggccagggaggctctgggtgcctttGGGTGTGGCCAGGGAGGCATTggcgtgcctttcggtgtgggtggtgaggctccgcgtgccttttggtgtggccggggaggcttggCATGCATTTTGGTGTTGCTGGGGAGGCTTTGCATGCCTTTCGGTGCCtcccggggaggctccgtgtgcATTTTGTTGTAGCCAGGGAGGCTTGGcatggctttcggtgtggccggggatgctccgtgtgccttttggtgcagccaagGAGGCTCGacgtgcctttcggagtggccaagGTGGCTGCATGTGCCTTTCTGTTTTCCCGGGGAGGCCTCGTgcgcctttcggtgtggccggggatgctccgtgtgccttttggtgcaaccgagAAGGCTTGGCATGCCTTTCAGTGCAGCTGGGGAGGCCTCGTGTACCTTTTgctgtggctggggaggttctgcGTTCCTTTCGGTGCAGCCGAGGAGGCTCCACGTGCGTTTCAGTGCAGCCAGGGAGGCACCatgtgcctttcggtgcagccagGAAGGCTCtgcatgtcattcagtgcagctGGGAGGCTCCACATGCCTTTCAgtgtgcccggggaggctccataTGCCTTTGgatgtggctggggaggctctgcatACCTTTTGGTGCCTCGCTGGGAGGCTCCGTGCTCCTTTCGGTGCAGTTGGCGAGGTTCGGcctgccttttggtgcagccggggagactcctcACGCCTTTTGGTGCTGTGTGGGAGGGTCGATGTGCATTTTggtgtggccagggaggctccgtgTGCATTTTTGTGCAGCCGGGGCAGGCTGCGTGTGTGTTTTGAAGTGACGGGGAAGGCTTGGCATGCCTTTTGGTGCAGACAGGGAGGCTTCTTGTGGCTTTCGGTGAGAGCCGAggaggctctgtgtgccttttggtgtgtccggggcagctccgtgtggcttttggtgcggctggggaggctcgGCGTGCCTTTCAGTGTGCCCAGGGAGGCTCGGCATGCCTTTtgtggtggctggggaggctcagcgcgcctttcggtgtggccggggaggcttggCATGCATTTCAGTGTGGCCGGGTAGGatccgtgtgcctttcggtgcaCCTGGCTGGGCTCCGCATGTCTTTTGATGTCCGTGAGGAGGCTCCATGCAACTTTTGATTCACCtggggaggctccgtgtgccttttggtgctgcCCGGGGGGCTCCATGTGCCTTTTAGTGCAACCAGGGAAGCTCCGCATGCCTTTTGgtgcagacggggaggctctgcaCACATTTCAGTGCAGCCAGGGAGGCTTCACATGCCTTTTgatgcagccggggaggctctgcaTGGCTTTTGGTGCCTCCCGGGGAGGCTCCATGTGCCTCTCGGTGCCCCGCGGGAGGCTCGGCCTGCCTTTTggtgtgcccggggaggctccgtgtgcctttcctGCCTGTTTGACACTCTGGGCTCCATATCACTCCATGGGACAAGAAAGGGTCTGCTGGCGGTATAGCTGGAGGGAGTTCCTTTGAAACTGTCCCAAAAAAGAAAGCCCCTTCTGTTCAGGCAGCTGCAACATACCTTGAGAGATAGAACGTAagaaagaacaggatgggggtgaaatctggaggaagggctgtttacattcttttccactcaggaataacgcctgcctgcctg from Struthio camelus isolate bStrCam1 chromosome 28, bStrCam1.hap1, whole genome shotgun sequence includes these protein-coding regions:
- the ASB8 gene encoding LOW QUALITY PROTEIN: ankyrin repeat and SOCS box protein 8 (The sequence of the model RefSeq protein was modified relative to this genomic sequence to represent the inferred CDS: substituted 1 base at 1 genomic stop codon) — translated: MVLYGLVRACTELYGLIRACLGLYGLIQAHAELVWIRTGLYGLVNALDSYNWTALHYTAEKDETWVQILLEYGTNPNTLDGDKDTPLHWAAFKNNAECMQSLLENGTLVDTRNYNNDTPLSWAAMKGNLXSVSILLDFGAEVWVVSLKGQTLISQLVELQVRGLGMEREDSCFNLLHWAIGHFELQKNGNMPWEVTRDQQLCGKLTLLCSAPGTLKTLSRYAVHCSRGVQFLLEAVKELLLPVFLKEFVLLLSLSER